One genomic region from Gossypium hirsutum isolate 1008001.06 chromosome D13, Gossypium_hirsutum_v2.1, whole genome shotgun sequence encodes:
- the LOC107918294 gene encoding MADS-box transcription factor 50 isoform X2, whose translation MFHTRKKILIMVRGKAQMRRIENDTSKQVTFSKRRNGLLKKAFDLSVLCDAEVALIIFSSRGKLFEFARSSHLVIETSQEISDVPYGDYFRVEGLCDVVIEGCARTKIELSSHGKLLRKH comes from the exons ATGTTTCATACTC GTAAGAAGATCCTCATCATGGTGAGGGGAAAAGCACAAATGAGGCGCATAGAGAATGATACGAGCAAGCAAGTTACATTCTCAAAGCGACGAAATGGGCTACTAAAGAAAGCTTTTGACCTATCAGTTCTTTGTGATGCTGAAGTTGCTTTAATCATCTTCTCTTCTAGAGGCAAGCTCTTTGAATTTGCACGCTCTag TCACTTGGTTATAGAGACATCACAAGAGATCAGTGATGTACCATATGGAGATTATTTTCGTGTAGAG GGGCTTTGCGATGtagtgatagagggttgcgcgaggaccaagatcgagttgtcaagtcacgggaaactcttACGAAAACACTAA
- the LOC107918294 gene encoding MADS-box transcription factor 50 isoform X3: MVRGKAQMRRIENDTSKQVTFSKRRNGLLKKAFDLSVLCDAEVALIIFSSRGKLFEFARSSHLVIETSQEISDVPYGDYFRVEGLCDVVIEGCARTKIELSSHGKLLRKH; this comes from the exons ATGGTGAGGGGAAAAGCACAAATGAGGCGCATAGAGAATGATACGAGCAAGCAAGTTACATTCTCAAAGCGACGAAATGGGCTACTAAAGAAAGCTTTTGACCTATCAGTTCTTTGTGATGCTGAAGTTGCTTTAATCATCTTCTCTTCTAGAGGCAAGCTCTTTGAATTTGCACGCTCTag TCACTTGGTTATAGAGACATCACAAGAGATCAGTGATGTACCATATGGAGATTATTTTCGTGTAGAG GGGCTTTGCGATGtagtgatagagggttgcgcgaggaccaagatcgagttgtcaagtcacgggaaactcttACGAAAACACTAA
- the LOC107918292 gene encoding peroxidase 3 — MAGTSSARIVLVVVFGVLALIGSAQAQLQMNFYASSCPKAEQIVLDYVKQHIPNAPSLAASFLRMHFHDCIVRGCDASVLLNNTSGQAEKNAVPNLTLRGFDFIERVKSLLEAECPGVVSCADILTLVARDSVVTTGGPFWNVPTGRRDGVISNITEANTNIPSPFHNFTTLLTLFSNQGLNLTDLVLLSGGHTIGISHCPAVSRRLYNSTGPGGIDPTMDSEYAENLKANKCKTASDNTTILEMDPGSRKTFDLSYYSLLLKRRGLFQSDAALTTDSTSLAFINQLLTSPPQFFFDEFAKAMEKMGRVNVKTGSEGQIRKQCALVNN, encoded by the exons ATGGCAGGAACAAGCTCTGCGAGGATTGTTTTAGTTGTTGTGTTTGGTGTTTTAGCATTGATTGGGTCCGCACAGGCTCAACTGCAGATGAACTTTTATGCCAGCAGCTGTCCTAAAGCCGAGCAGATTGTGCTGGACTATGTTAAACAGCACATCCCTAATGCCCCATCCCTCGCGGCTTCTTTCTTAAGAATGCACTTCCATGATTGCATTGTCAGG GGCTGTGATGCATCAGTGCTTCTAAACAACACATCTGGCCAAGCAGAGAAGAATGCAGTCCCAAATCTAACACTGAGGGGCTTTGATTTCATTGAAAGAGTGAAGAGCCTCCTCGAAGCCGAATGCCCTGGCGTTGTCTCTTGTGCCGATATCCTCACTTTGGTTGCCAGAGACTCTGTGGTCACCACT GGAGGTCCATTTTGGAATGTTCCAACAGGAAGAAGAGACGGTGTGATATCCAATATCACCGAAGCAAATACCAACATTCCAAGCCCTTTCCACAACTTCACTACTCTCCTTACTCTTTTCAGTAACCAAGGACTTAACTTGACCGACTTAGTTCTCCTATCTG GTGGTCACACCATCGGCATATCCCATTGCCCGGCTGTTTCGCGCCGACTGTACAATTCCACCGGCCCCGGCGGAATCGACCCAACCATGGACAGCGAGTACGCTGAAAACCTCAAGGCCAACAAGTGTAAAACCGCGAGCGATAACACCACAATACTTGAGATGGACCCTGGGAGTCGGAAAACCTTCGATCTTAGCTACTACTCACTCTTGCTCAAAAGAAGGGGTCTTTTCCAATCCGATGCTGCTTTAACCACTGATTCAACCAGCTTGGCTTTCATCAACCAGCTCCTTACCAGTCCCCCACAGTTCTTCTTTGATGAGTTTGCCAAAGCCATGGAGAAAATGGGTCGGGTTAATGTTAAGACTGGATCCGAAGGCCAGATCCGGAAGCAATGTGCCCTTGTCAACAACTAA
- the LOC107918294 gene encoding MADS-box protein EJ2 isoform X1, with the protein MQKYQIAKRLEEDSKHMDLTTCKKILIMVRGKAQMRRIENDTSKQVTFSKRRNGLLKKAFDLSVLCDAEVALIIFSSRGKLFEFARSSHLVIETSQEISDVPYGDYFRVEGLCDVVIEGCARTKIELSSHGKLLRKH; encoded by the exons ATGCAGAAATATCAAATAGCAAAACGAT TGGAAGAGGACTCAAAGCATATGGATTTAACAACCT GTAAGAAGATCCTCATCATGGTGAGGGGAAAAGCACAAATGAGGCGCATAGAGAATGATACGAGCAAGCAAGTTACATTCTCAAAGCGACGAAATGGGCTACTAAAGAAAGCTTTTGACCTATCAGTTCTTTGTGATGCTGAAGTTGCTTTAATCATCTTCTCTTCTAGAGGCAAGCTCTTTGAATTTGCACGCTCTag TCACTTGGTTATAGAGACATCACAAGAGATCAGTGATGTACCATATGGAGATTATTTTCGTGTAGAG GGGCTTTGCGATGtagtgatagagggttgcgcgaggaccaagatcgagttgtcaagtcacgggaaactcttACGAAAACACTAA